The following proteins are co-located in the Heliorestis convoluta genome:
- the hemA gene encoding glutamyl-tRNA reductase — protein MEPLFILVVGLNHKSATVEIREKLSFSENEICDASIQLREEKSIEGCCILSTCNRTEIYAACTDLERGLASVKKFLLDRGELSSEEFSRYFYVHTLYDAIRHLFRVASGLDSMVLGETQILGQVRTAYQRACSEKVSNGIINTWFQQAITVGKRVRTETGIDQLPVSTSYTAVELARQVFGDLSGCNAMVLGAGKMSELTLKHLVAQGVQKILIANRSIEKAEELASRCDGEAIPFSQVYERMSEADIVISCTAATHYVIRRSFVEEVMDRRAQKPMFLIDIAVPRDIDPEVAQVSGVHLYDIDDLQNVIDQNLEARRKAAIEAENIINKEIHQFLRWLNSLFVIPTIIALKSKGNEIKEKELNRALSKLKNLSEKEKKVVSSLASSIVNQLIHDPITQIRQYAAMPEGHLYSEILQNLFCLDVPGQRQKHVGHRKQEYVEKIRCHG, from the coding sequence GTGGAGCCATTGTTTATCCTCGTCGTTGGATTGAACCACAAGTCAGCCACTGTGGAGATCCGCGAAAAGCTATCTTTTTCAGAAAACGAAATATGTGACGCGTCTATTCAGTTAAGGGAAGAAAAGTCAATTGAAGGTTGCTGTATCTTATCTACTTGCAACCGTACGGAGATTTATGCCGCCTGCACCGATCTCGAAAGAGGACTGGCCTCTGTAAAAAAGTTTCTCTTAGACCGAGGAGAGCTTTCGAGTGAAGAGTTTAGTCGCTATTTCTACGTTCATACTTTGTATGATGCCATTCGCCATCTTTTCCGTGTAGCGTCAGGTCTGGACTCTATGGTTCTTGGAGAGACCCAAATTCTTGGACAGGTACGAACAGCCTATCAGAGAGCTTGTAGTGAGAAAGTAAGCAATGGAATTATCAATACATGGTTCCAACAAGCTATTACGGTAGGAAAGCGAGTTCGCACCGAGACCGGAATCGACCAATTGCCTGTATCGACTTCTTATACGGCCGTTGAATTAGCACGTCAGGTTTTTGGCGATCTATCAGGTTGCAATGCTATGGTCTTAGGAGCCGGCAAAATGAGTGAGCTTACGCTGAAGCACCTAGTTGCGCAGGGTGTACAGAAAATCCTCATTGCCAATCGCTCCATCGAAAAAGCAGAAGAACTGGCATCACGTTGTGACGGAGAAGCCATTCCTTTTTCGCAAGTCTATGAGCGTATGAGTGAAGCTGATATCGTCATTTCCTGTACTGCAGCAACCCATTACGTGATTCGTCGTTCTTTTGTTGAAGAAGTAATGGACAGGCGAGCCCAGAAACCGATGTTCCTTATTGACATTGCTGTACCCCGTGACATTGACCCAGAAGTAGCCCAGGTATCAGGTGTCCATCTCTATGACATTGATGATTTGCAAAATGTAATTGATCAGAATTTAGAAGCGCGGCGCAAGGCAGCCATTGAAGCGGAAAATATTATTAATAAAGAAATTCATCAGTTTCTCCGCTGGTTGAACTCATTATTTGTTATTCCTACTATTATTGCCTTGAAAAGCAAAGGTAACGAGATCAAAGAAAAAGAACTGAATCGTGCTCTTTCCAAGTTAAAAAACCTTTCCGAGAAAGAGAAGAAAGTTGTAAGTTCTTTGGCCAGTTCCATTGTAAATCAGTTGATTCATGATCCCATTACGCAAATTCGTCAATATGCTGCAATGCCGGAAGGGCACTTGTATTCTGAGATCTTACAGAATTTGTTCTGCCTTGATGTGCCAGGACAACGTCAAAAGCACGTGGGACATCGTAAGCAAGAATATGTCGAAAAAATTCGCTGTCACGGATAA
- a CDS encoding c-type cytochrome, giving the protein MKKLQLIGLTGILGLSMVALTACGGSTPAPAPQDEEEVIEVPAEEEAAEETAEEAEEAAEEAAEEGASQVSAADLEKGKALYMGRAACIACHKLGDEGLVEIGPNLGDTGSKFTSEELVQIMIDPSGMGLDASMPPAPMLNDEEKKLVADFLASLK; this is encoded by the coding sequence GTGAAAAAACTACAACTGATTGGTCTAACTGGTATTCTTGGTCTTTCCATGGTAGCGCTTACTGCTTGTGGAGGTTCCACGCCAGCACCGGCTCCTCAAGATGAAGAAGAGGTTATTGAGGTGCCAGCGGAAGAGGAAGCTGCTGAAGAGACTGCAGAAGAAGCTGAGGAAGCTGCAGAGGAAGCTGCAGAAGAAGGCGCTAGCCAAGTATCAGCTGCTGACTTAGAAAAAGGCAAAGCACTGTACATGGGAAGAGCAGCTTGTATCGCTTGTCATAAGCTAGGTGACGAAGGCCTTGTTGAGATCGGTCCTAACTTGGGTGATACTGGATCCAAGTTCACATCTGAAGAATTGGTGCAAATCATGATTGATCCTTCAGGTATGGGTCTAGACGCTTCAATGCCACCTGCGCCTATGCTAAACGATGAAGAGAAGAAGCTTGTTGCTGACTTCTTAGCATCTCTGAAGTAG
- a CDS encoding ubiquinol-cytochrome c reductase iron-sulfur subunit → MDNNVSRRKFLGGLIAVPTVAALAAPLAAVGAYVYPPDSFLQPPKPKKVGNIADLKPWDSIQFGYNQAPAMVIKTDTDDVVAYYLKCTHLGCTVEVPQGNLDGQQLVCPCHGGYFDPLGNNTGGPPPTPLKQLAVTIDENGDIIVEERMA, encoded by the coding sequence ATGGACAACAATGTATCTAGGAGGAAGTTTCTGGGTGGTTTAATCGCTGTGCCCACAGTAGCTGCACTGGCAGCACCATTGGCGGCTGTAGGTGCTTATGTATATCCTCCAGATTCATTTTTACAACCACCAAAGCCCAAAAAAGTAGGTAACATTGCCGACTTAAAACCTTGGGATTCCATTCAATTTGGCTACAACCAAGCACCTGCTATGGTAATTAAGACAGACACCGATGATGTTGTAGCGTATTATCTAAAGTGCACCCATCTTGGTTGTACTGTAGAAGTTCCACAAGGCAATTTAGATGGACAACAACTGGTTTGTCCTTGTCATGGTGGATATTTTGATCCTCTGGGCAATAACACAGGTGGTCCACCACCGACGCCTCTGAAGCAACTGGCCGTCACCATCGATGAGAACGGCGATATTATCGTTGAAGAAAGGATGGCGTAA
- a CDS encoding cytochrome b N-terminal domain-containing protein, whose product MNWLEERLPGIGKVVKDVKEHPVPSHTLNVFYCLGGLTLVAFIVQVVTGVFLAMYYKPTPEAAFASVQMITNEVRFGSMMRSIHHWAANFMVIFCFLHMMRVYYTGSFKKPREMNWVAGSFLFILTIVMAFTGYILPYEQLSYWGAVIGVETAGALPVVGEMTKIMMQGGITVSEEMLSRFYVLHVLVLPAITIAFLVAHFIMIRVQGISDPM is encoded by the coding sequence ATGAACTGGCTAGAGGAACGTTTACCGGGTATTGGCAAAGTAGTGAAAGATGTTAAAGAACACCCTGTCCCATCTCACACACTGAATGTTTTTTACTGCTTAGGTGGATTGACGCTTGTTGCATTTATTGTACAAGTTGTGACTGGTGTTTTCCTCGCAATGTACTACAAGCCTACACCAGAAGCTGCTTTTGCCAGCGTTCAAATGATTACCAATGAAGTTCGCTTTGGTTCTATGATGCGCTCTATCCATCACTGGGCTGCTAACTTCATGGTTATCTTCTGCTTCTTGCATATGATGAGAGTCTACTATACAGGAAGCTTTAAGAAGCCCCGTGAAATGAACTGGGTTGCTGGATCTTTCTTGTTTATCCTAACCATTGTTATGGCCTTTACAGGCTACATACTGCCCTATGAGCAACTGTCTTATTGGGGTGCTGTTATCGGTGTTGAAACAGCGGGAGCTTTACCTGTTGTTGGTGAAATGACGAAAATCATGATGCAGGGCGGTATTACCGTTTCTGAAGAGATGCTTAGTCGTTTTTACGTGCTTCATGTTCTTGTCCTACCAGCAATTACAATTGCCTTTTTAGTAGCTCACTTTATTATGATTCGTGTTCAAGGCATCTCTGATCCGATGTAA
- a CDS encoding cytochrome b subunit of the bc complex, giving the protein MEKQKKFTIPFMPTHITTEAAVTMVFIGVLLIMSGAFPKLMHAPADPLVTPMNLKPEWYILWGYAILEMVPNKLLGVILPGVLLGLLVVVPWLERNPHRHPKKRVFAVTVFSAMIVLVAILTYIGATIQFG; this is encoded by the coding sequence GTGGAAAAGCAAAAAAAGTTTACGATACCTTTTATGCCGACGCATATTACTACTGAAGCGGCTGTAACCATGGTTTTTATTGGGGTCTTGTTGATTATGTCTGGTGCTTTCCCCAAATTGATGCACGCACCAGCAGATCCGCTCGTAACGCCGATGAACTTAAAGCCTGAATGGTATATTCTTTGGGGCTATGCCATCCTTGAAATGGTACCGAATAAACTGTTAGGCGTAATATTGCCTGGGGTCTTGCTTGGTCTGTTAGTTGTTGTGCCATGGTTAGAGAGAAACCCTCATCGTCATCCGAAGAAAAGGGTTTTTGCTGTTACTGTCTTCTCTGCCATGATTGTTCTCGTTGCCATATTGACCTACATCGGCGCAACTATTCAGTTTGGATAA
- a CDS encoding c-type cytochrome, whose product MDNRKLILFASSALLLVGLLMTPLLQAKGQDFQGSQIYKTYCYECHGVEGRGIDGLRTATLNNEGFLEVADDDYWEKTIRLGRVVHEMPGFGPEVITDRQLTYLVDYIRSWAPNVQPIEFSDEVIAGDPVKGKEYYGMLCAACHGPHGEGLLGPSLTDPAFLASASDNFILQSTIKGRPDTTMPGYPDSQDLRNVVAFLRTFEVELEDGELPEDLVLPGQFVEEETEDAEEAQ is encoded by the coding sequence TTGGACAACCGTAAATTAATTTTGTTTGCTTCATCAGCCCTCCTGCTGGTTGGGTTGCTGATGACCCCGCTTTTGCAAGCAAAGGGTCAGGACTTTCAGGGTTCTCAGATCTATAAGACCTATTGTTATGAGTGTCATGGCGTAGAAGGTCGTGGTATTGATGGGCTACGCACAGCCACATTGAACAATGAAGGTTTCTTAGAAGTAGCTGACGATGATTATTGGGAGAAAACGATTCGCTTAGGTCGAGTTGTTCATGAAATGCCTGGCTTTGGACCGGAAGTTATCACCGATAGACAACTAACCTATCTAGTTGACTATATCCGCTCATGGGCTCCTAATGTGCAACCTATAGAATTCAGTGATGAGGTTATTGCAGGAGATCCTGTGAAAGGGAAAGAATACTATGGTATGCTTTGTGCGGCCTGTCATGGACCGCATGGAGAAGGCCTGCTAGGACCGTCATTGACAGACCCAGCATTTTTAGCTTCTGCGAGCGACAACTTTATTTTGCAATCTACGATCAAAGGTCGCCCAGACACAACGATGCCTGGTTATCCGGATTCACAGGATCTACGCAATGTCGTTGCATTTCTCCGTACTTTTGAAGTGGAATTAGAAGATGGAGAACTGCCTGAAGATCTAGTTCTACCAGGGCAGTTTGTAGAAGAAGAGACTGAAGATGCTGAAGAAGCACAATAA
- a CDS encoding TspO/MBR family protein: MVAVRDLFKLVAALLICLYASWLGAKYTLSSFVWYHNLNKPWFNPAAHTFEPVWLILYTMMSLSLFLVWRQSPQKDVRFALFLFGLQLALNVMWSWIFFGLQSPFWATVEIVLLMFVIGVTIFYFYRYSKWAAILLVPYFLRTGYEALLTFLIWRMN; encoded by the coding sequence ATGGTTGCAGTTAGAGATCTATTTAAATTAGTGGCGGCGCTTTTGATATGTCTATATGCTAGTTGGCTGGGAGCAAAGTATACATTATCCTCCTTTGTATGGTATCACAACTTGAACAAGCCCTGGTTTAATCCTGCGGCTCATACCTTTGAACCTGTATGGCTTATTCTTTATACGATGATGAGCCTGTCGCTTTTTTTAGTATGGAGACAAAGTCCTCAAAAAGATGTGCGCTTTGCTCTATTCTTATTTGGTCTGCAGCTCGCTCTTAACGTGATGTGGTCTTGGATATTTTTTGGCCTACAATCCCCATTTTGGGCAACTGTCGAGATTGTGCTTCTGATGTTTGTGATCGGAGTCACGATTTTTTACTTTTACCGCTATTCAAAGTGGGCAGCTATTTTACTGGTCCCTTACTTCTTAAGAACAGGTTATGAGGCCCTTTTGACATTTCTAATTTGGAGAATGAATTAG
- the bchJ gene encoding bacteriochlorophyll 4-vinyl reductase, with the protein MTMDTSKIGPNSIIQTVKALREAQGEEKVHKLLHNAELEKYLQILPSEMVDEEEFIRLVHALVELCGYDVAKKVLRTSGQYTGTYLLENRIPRVAQWLFGVVPKSVGMNLFLKAIGKNAWTFVGSGSFTYQVQGNESYIKIENSINSRGLRAEEPLCAFYTGTFEKLFQTLIDRKLQVNESKCIACGDNFCYFEVK; encoded by the coding sequence ATGACTATGGATACATCAAAAATTGGTCCTAATTCAATTATCCAAACGGTCAAAGCGTTGCGCGAAGCGCAAGGTGAAGAAAAAGTTCATAAATTGTTACATAATGCAGAATTAGAAAAATATCTTCAAATATTACCATCAGAGATGGTTGATGAAGAAGAATTCATCAGACTGGTACATGCCCTAGTTGAACTTTGTGGGTATGATGTAGCGAAAAAGGTTCTGCGAACTTCCGGGCAGTACACAGGTACATATTTACTTGAAAATAGAATTCCCAGAGTGGCCCAATGGTTGTTTGGAGTGGTGCCTAAATCTGTAGGCATGAATTTATTCCTAAAAGCAATTGGTAAAAACGCTTGGACTTTTGTTGGAAGTGGTAGCTTTACATATCAAGTTCAAGGGAATGAATCGTACATAAAGATTGAGAACTCCATCAATAGCCGTGGGCTTCGTGCAGAAGAGCCGCTCTGCGCTTTCTATACAGGTACATTCGAAAAATTATTTCAAACTCTGATAGACCGGAAACTACAAGTGAATGAAAGTAAATGCATAGCTTGTGGTGACAATTTTTGCTACTTTGAAGTGAAGTAA
- the bchG gene encoding (bacterio)chlorophyll synthase, translating to MSVEIKEQSDNRKALQEQEAPTYTLWQIRLQLTKPLTWVGPVWAVAVGTVGAAQADLSIATILWSFALMFLIGPLVLGMGQSINDYYDADVDAINEPHRPCAREPRFKELAIVNVFVLGIASLILSFFFFPIEIFYLVAVGLLVAYIYSAPPLRLKQNGWWGNSACALTYVSLPWIAALYLFDSFSTNQLILALIYAIGSHGMMTLNDFKSVEGDKRSGLKSIVVLYGVEGGLKVLLAMMTISQLLAAAFVAYHGQYIGATILVVLWLAQFPFQPKLKKDPKAMAPWYNATANSFFIIAMMVAAYSLKHL from the coding sequence ATGAGTGTTGAGATAAAAGAGCAAAGCGACAATAGAAAAGCTTTGCAGGAACAAGAAGCCCCTACCTACACACTGTGGCAGATTCGCTTACAATTAACAAAGCCCCTTACTTGGGTTGGTCCTGTCTGGGCCGTTGCAGTTGGTACTGTCGGTGCTGCGCAAGCTGACCTAAGCATTGCAACGATTCTTTGGTCCTTTGCACTTATGTTTTTAATAGGCCCTCTCGTCCTTGGAATGGGACAGTCCATTAATGACTACTATGACGCTGATGTAGATGCTATTAATGAACCCCATCGACCTTGCGCTCGGGAACCTAGATTCAAAGAACTTGCTATAGTTAATGTTTTTGTCTTGGGTATAGCTTCTCTTATTTTGTCTTTTTTCTTTTTTCCGATTGAGATATTTTATCTTGTTGCAGTAGGTCTCCTGGTTGCCTACATCTACAGCGCACCGCCCTTGCGACTAAAGCAAAACGGTTGGTGGGGGAACAGTGCTTGTGCACTAACTTATGTATCGCTACCATGGATTGCTGCGCTTTATCTTTTTGATAGTTTTTCAACAAATCAATTAATTCTTGCTCTCATATATGCGATTGGTTCTCATGGCATGATGACCTTAAATGACTTCAAGAGTGTTGAAGGCGACAAGCGTAGTGGCCTCAAATCAATCGTTGTTTTATATGGTGTAGAAGGTGGACTTAAAGTATTACTCGCCATGATGACAATCTCGCAGCTCTTAGCTGCAGCCTTTGTTGCTTATCATGGTCAATACATAGGTGCAACCATTCTAGTTGTATTGTGGTTAGCACAGTTTCCTTTTCAGCCCAAGCTGAAAAAG